A single region of the Brachypodium distachyon strain Bd21 chromosome 3, Brachypodium_distachyon_v3.0, whole genome shotgun sequence genome encodes:
- the LOC100831456 gene encoding pyridoxal reductase, chloroplastic isoform X1, which translates to MALPTAKAAPFASQPHGRGNLLRRPPSSAPAPAAALRLGPLFWPWEKVKVGPLSVSPMGFGTWAWGNQLLWGYQESMDSELQECFNLALKNGINLFDTADSYGTGKLNGQSERLLGKFIREFEGPIKSPDDVVIATKFAAYPWRLTSGQFVNACKSSLERLQIDRLGIGQLHWSTANYAPLQERVLWDGLVEMYAKGLVRAVGVSNYGPKQLLKIHGYLASRGVPLSSAQVQFSLLSMGDEQMELKSVCDSLGVRLIAYSPLGLGMLTGKYDASNLPNGPRSVLFRQILPGLESLLSCLGSIAERKGKTMSQVAINWCICKGAVPIPGVKTVKHVEDNLGALGWRLSPSEISELEAAAMDSPKKMLQNIFQTA; encoded by the exons ATGGCTCTTCCGACAGCCAAGGCGGCGCCTTTCGCGTCGCAGCCTCACGGCAGAGGCAACCTCCTCCGGCGACCACCGTCATCAGCGCCCGCCCCTGCAGCCGCGCTGCGCCTCGGGCCACTCTTCTGGCCGTGGGAAAAG GTGAAAGTTGGGCCCCTTTCAGTCTCCCCCATGGGCTTCGGAACATGGGCATGGGGCAACCAGCTGCTCTGGGGCTACCAAGAAAGCATGGACAGTGAGCTCCAGGAGTGCTTCAATTTGGCTCTGAAGAATGGCATAAACCTCTTCGATACCGCCGACTCCTATGGAACTGGGAAGCTGAATGGCCAGAGCGAAAGGCTGCTTGGAAAATTTATCCGCGAGTTCGAAG GGCCGATCAAATCTCCAGACGATGTAGTCATAGCGACAAAGTTTGCCGCGTATCCTTGGCGGCTAACGTCAGGCCAATTTGTCAACGCTTGCAA GTCTTCGCTAGAAAGGCTACAGATTGACCGCCTCGGGATAGGGCAGCTTCATTGGTCGACTGCAAACTACGCGCCTCTGCAAGAACGCGTGCTCTGGGACGGTTTAGTTGAAATGTATGCCAAG GGGCTTGTCCGGGCCGTAGGTGTCAGCAATTACGGGCCGAAGCAGCTGCTGAAGATCCATGGCTATCTAGCGTCTAGAGGCGTCCCCTTGAGTTCAGCTCAG GTCCAGTTCTCGCTACTGAGCATGGGCGATGAGCAGATGGAATTGAAGTCCGTGTGCGATTCACTTGGGGTTCGCCTAATCGCTTACAGCCCGCTTGGGCTGGGCATGCTCACCGGGAAGTATGATGCCTCCAACCTACCAAATGGGCCGAG GTCTGTGCTGTTCCGGCAGATTCTTCCCGGGCTTGAGTCGTTGCTGTCTTGTCTCGGGAGTATTGCAGAAAGAAAGGGGAAAACCATGTCTCAA GTGGCCATAAACTGGTGCATCTGCAAAGGCGCGGTTCCTATCCCCGGCGTGAAAACGGTGAAGCACGTGGAGGACAACTTGGGTGCGCTTGGCTGGAGGCTGAGCCCCTCTGAGATTTCAGAACTCGAAGCTGCAGCCATGGATTCTCCCAAGAAAATGCTCCAGAACATATTCCAAACCGCATGA
- the LOC100831456 gene encoding pyridoxal reductase, chloroplastic isoform X2 produces the protein MGFGTWAWGNQLLWGYQESMDSELQECFNLALKNGINLFDTADSYGTGKLNGQSERLLGKFIREFEGPIKSPDDVVIATKFAAYPWRLTSGQFVNACKSSLERLQIDRLGIGQLHWSTANYAPLQERVLWDGLVEMYAKGLVRAVGVSNYGPKQLLKIHGYLASRGVPLSSAQVQFSLLSMGDEQMELKSVCDSLGVRLIAYSPLGLGMLTGKYDASNLPNGPRSVLFRQILPGLESLLSCLGSIAERKGKTMSQVAINWCICKGAVPIPGVKTVKHVEDNLGALGWRLSPSEISELEAAAMDSPKKMLQNIFQTA, from the exons ATGGGCTTCGGAACATGGGCATGGGGCAACCAGCTGCTCTGGGGCTACCAAGAAAGCATGGACAGTGAGCTCCAGGAGTGCTTCAATTTGGCTCTGAAGAATGGCATAAACCTCTTCGATACCGCCGACTCCTATGGAACTGGGAAGCTGAATGGCCAGAGCGAAAGGCTGCTTGGAAAATTTATCCGCGAGTTCGAAG GGCCGATCAAATCTCCAGACGATGTAGTCATAGCGACAAAGTTTGCCGCGTATCCTTGGCGGCTAACGTCAGGCCAATTTGTCAACGCTTGCAA GTCTTCGCTAGAAAGGCTACAGATTGACCGCCTCGGGATAGGGCAGCTTCATTGGTCGACTGCAAACTACGCGCCTCTGCAAGAACGCGTGCTCTGGGACGGTTTAGTTGAAATGTATGCCAAG GGGCTTGTCCGGGCCGTAGGTGTCAGCAATTACGGGCCGAAGCAGCTGCTGAAGATCCATGGCTATCTAGCGTCTAGAGGCGTCCCCTTGAGTTCAGCTCAG GTCCAGTTCTCGCTACTGAGCATGGGCGATGAGCAGATGGAATTGAAGTCCGTGTGCGATTCACTTGGGGTTCGCCTAATCGCTTACAGCCCGCTTGGGCTGGGCATGCTCACCGGGAAGTATGATGCCTCCAACCTACCAAATGGGCCGAG GTCTGTGCTGTTCCGGCAGATTCTTCCCGGGCTTGAGTCGTTGCTGTCTTGTCTCGGGAGTATTGCAGAAAGAAAGGGGAAAACCATGTCTCAA GTGGCCATAAACTGGTGCATCTGCAAAGGCGCGGTTCCTATCCCCGGCGTGAAAACGGTGAAGCACGTGGAGGACAACTTGGGTGCGCTTGGCTGGAGGCTGAGCCCCTCTGAGATTTCAGAACTCGAAGCTGCAGCCATGGATTCTCCCAAGAAAATGCTCCAGAACATATTCCAAACCGCATGA